AATCAAATAAATGCTCAGACTCAGTAGTCTGCTTATTAGAGGattaggggaaaaaaaaaacattgcaGATTCTACCTTCAAGATCAAAAAGTCTTTAACAATTGCATTTGTGAAAGATTGAGATAACCAAACTATGAGGGGCACAGCAGCGAACCATGTGAAGATGAAGCTGAATGGCTCTGGAAGCTGCATGAGAAAAACAATTACAAAATCTAtgaatgaaaaggaaaatgGATACAACAAAGATACATAGTATCCAAGAAGCTCCAAGTAATGATTGGCAATCTGAACAATATTGTCCATTGGTAAATTCAGTAAGATTAACCAACATCATTCAATGAAAGGAAACAAGCAATGATGGTAGTTTACCTCCAAAAGATAAGATATTTCAAATCCAGTGAGATCGTCCAAGAAGAAAAACCTGTTAGAACAAACACAAATGAAATTCAGACCTCAACAGTTCTAATGAAACTACTGTTGAAATGGTAATGTTAACTTTGGTCAGGTGGCAGCTGTGTCACTAAATAAGACTTGATAGAGAACTAGCAATTAGAAAGAAAGCTCCACAAGGACATTTCATAAGCCTTAAAAATTCAAGTACTTACAATCTATATTTGAGTGAATGAAGGAATAGTACTTACAAGCCTAGTGCAACAACAGTGGCAGGGACATTCAGTAAGAACATCTTTAAATAGTCAACAGAGAGGTCACTGTAAACCTGCAGAAAAACAGTTGAGCATCACAAGTTTTGCAGAAGCAGATATCTTAAGCACCAGAAGGACAAATATTGAGAGTAGCTATTTAGAATTCACAATTTTGCAAGGTCAATGCACACAAATCCAAGCATAATGAGAGGAGACAAATCTAGAGCAACACGTACCTTTCTACTACGGAGACTGCATCGTGGACCCTCAACAACAATTTCACTGCCTTCTTGCTGCAGAACAATTGTTATCAACAGAATATTATAAGCAGAAATGGATAGGAAGAAACTACGTCCATTGGCATAATTTCAGTTGGCTAGTAATACATTAAGAGGCTCAATTTATATCAAGTGCTAACCTTTAATCTTAGCTTCAAGTTATCAAACTCTTCATCACTCAAAATGGGTTTTCCAGATACATAAGCCATTGAAGCTTCCAAAAACTTCTGCTCATCAGAACCTATAGTGTTGTAATAGAAATACCACAGAAGATGGTGGAAATTAGATCTCATAATTCAACAATTGACAAATGCCAGAAACTCATATAGGTTGTTTAGACTCTAGAAGTCAGTCCATACTTAGCATAACAACACTGCTTCCTTCCCACATTAGTTCTTCCTTGAGATTATCAAATTCTTCATTTGACATTATAGCTTTCCCCTCATAGTAAAATGCCTGTGGAACAAAACAGtggaaaaagaaataaacagCAAAACCAGAGTAGCGTCTTCTCTTCTTTGGGAACTATTTATTGGTAACGAAGCAACGGTATGGATTTTCTTTTTTgtataaaaaaaggaaaaagaaaaaggttctACTTCTACGCACTTGTAATGCTTGAAGAAACTCCTGCTCCATTTCACCTATTGATTTTTTGTCTTTCTTGTCTATGCTACAATATTGCAGAATTTTGCTATCAACAACCTCATTTTCTTCCACCTGACCTGAAAAAGAATGTTAAATTTCTCAGAGAAACTGAGATGTAAGAGAAAAACtccataaaataaagataaccCATAGGTAAAATACAAAAAAAGGGGGTTTATATTATCATCAAACACTTAAACACAGAAACTAAACAAGggttttaacatttaaaaaattggCAAACCTTGTTGGTCAGCAGTTGCCTTGATTGGAAGCAAAAAGATTCTGCGACGAACAGAGAAATGCCTTCCAATGAGCTGAATGGACTGAACccttgaagaagaagaacaaggaGAAGAAGATAAAGAGCTGAATGGTTTCCGGAGAGGAGCAGAGGAGACACGAGGAGAAGTCAAAGAGAAGGCTAATTTGGTAGCCATTGGAATCGTGAAACTGAAGGTGAGAGTATGATATGGAGATTAGTTTGGTTAATGGGTTGCAATTTGCTTGTTATGATATTGTTCCTGTGTTAGGAGGGAAACGAACAAAGACAGAGAAGCTCTAAGGATAAGGCAAGGGAGAAATGTGTGGAGGGAAATGTAACGGTATTTTCATAAGATCAAATAGTTTGCTGTTGTGACTTCACAAAATCTGCCACgtcatcatttctttttaataattagttcataaaattttgaaaaaaatggtTGGTGCCCAATGCCCAATTCTCATCAATATTTCCTAGGAAAAATTATTCGAGAATGAAATGAATGAGCTCTTTGCAGGGAGACGTTAAAGGCAAAAAAGTCGCcgaaaaatcttaattttattgGATATATTTAGGTTTCATAATTGCTTCTAGAAATCTTGACTCTGTGCATTCGGGTCAGAAATTGATCTTGCTCTAATTAATCTATAGGCGGAATGAACTGAGAAGATTTCATGTTTATGACAGTGCCAGACTATTTGGTCCTTTCAGTCAAAGAGATTAGTGTGTTTGGGCCTTTTGGGCTTTGTATCCGTTTTGTTGGCTTTTGGGCCACAAAGTATGCCATGTCCTTCACATACTACTTagctttttgtttaaaaaaaaaaaaaaaaaaaaggagtactagtaggggtgagcattcggtcagatcggttcaaaatcaaaccgaaccgaataaaccgaaaactgaaTTAGTAAGGAGTGAATTGAAGACTGTTAAAATGATTTGGTAAggtctaaattaattttgattaaatttaaatttaatgttttttataattttaaacatgATTGTAATATTAGTAAATTTacattttattgatttaaaaaataaatttacgtCTTGGGTTTTACTTTTTTTCCTATAGCTACTAATAAATATTTCCTAATTAGAAAGGTAGCAGTTATGGATTTAGGTTAGTAAAACTATGTttagtaatttaatataattaatcatgtaataataatgtaatatatataattatcatttattattatctttattttcaaagtaaaaaaaaataatataatgtaaTAATAGTTTTCGTTTGGcttattaaataagaaaattttagaacatttatatcaatatatatttatatttaaatttaaaatttttaagttattttatttatcaaataacactttaaaaattatattataatttactattaacttttcaaaatttattttaatacagtactatatttatatttttttatttaattaatagatCTATTCgttttaatatttagtttatttatgATGATAATATTAAATGGAAAAAGATTcagatcaattcaatttttttaaattaaatttctatatttttattaaacattaaatataaaaataaattataatttttttttcttttttctctcgtTTGGACAAAGATAAAAGATATCATTGATGTTGGGTTAAATATAATATGGGCTTAAAACGTAAAATCCACAAGAAGCCCAAAGATTACACAGATATAAAAGAAAGGAGCAGTAAACAAGGCTTAACTAAATATCTTGCAAAAAAGGCTTACAAAAGCCCTAAGCTAGAGGAGATGAAGGATTTGAGCATAACTGTCCCTCTTACTGCCACCTGAAGAAGCCTATATCCACTATCAAAACTAATTTGAAAAGTTCTCCAAATAACAATAAAACTCATTTTTCATAAACAACAAAAGAACCAACAGTCAGAGCTCCCAAAACATCTTAGCTTCTAAGAGCCAGACGGCCATACAAACAACTAGCTACGGGACCCTAGAGAATAACCGTCCTCATGGTCCAAAAACTCATAGCATCCTTCAGCGGCTGGAAGAACAACATTCATAAGAAGTAATCAGAGAAACCATAGTATGTGGTGCTAGAATGGCATGCCCGTAACCAAAAAGCACAACCCAACAAGAAGCAAATCTTAATACAAGCCTTCGTTAATGTTTCTCTAGATTACCAAGAAAGCAAATATACAATCCATtcgaaaagaaaaggaaagaaacccACTTTTAAAATAGGAAAAGCAGCGTCGCTATCGTCCAAAATTGCAAGGGACAGACCGATGAAATAACTACCACCAAAGAGAAAAATCACTCCACAAAATTAGGagcattaattatattaacgtTGTGATAAACATTACGTTTTTAAGTAATTATGTTATTATAAATTTCATTCTATTATATCAAATGTTTTGCtatgttaaataatttaatcataagttGATGTATGAAATCCAAAATGGGTCTAGAATTATTCCTATTttggttaatttaatttttattttatcatttctgCTTTTAGAAActgttttatttcttcatttgTTTGCTACCTTCATGCAGatagtatatttatttatttttttgacctTTTAAAACATGATTCTTATTATTGCAGATTTTATTCGTATACGAATATTGATATTTAGTGGGATTCTACTGTCTCCAGACTCTTTTAAAATCCTATCCGGCCCATGGAATCGGACTTTGATTGGTCTAGATTCTGTCTTATGCAACATGTTATGGGTCTGTATTATATTGGCCTAGAACCCATTAATCATCAAGTATTCATTTACTCCCTTACCAATTATTTCACATTTCGTAAGAGAGTAAATTTTgagatttcatttaattttactcGGCTCGAGAAAGGGATTCTGATAGGTGTCACTTCTTTCAtctttttcaatttcaaattttgtTTTCCACCCGTTGCTCTCGTCTTTGCTATTCTACCTTCCTTTCCTTTATAATCTCTATTCTTCAGTCAAAGTCTCTATTGTTTGGTCAAAGATACGTTACTACTCTTCACATGGCTCTATTGAAATGCCGGTGGTAAACAATTTGTTTTTTTTCATCACTTCGTCCTCCTTACTTTAACATCTTTCCCTCGACCTAATAGATAATGAAATCTTTAGAAATAGAGCGCCCATGAGTAATGAGAGAATAGTTCTATCTGACCTATCTCTTAAGGGTTTGATAGATGCTCTTTGATAGATGCTCAGCAGAGGCATAACTTGGATTTTTTCTCAAGCAACACGAGTTTGGATTAACCTTCTCTTTCACTCCTTTTTTCATCGAGATTTTCCAACACTACGGAGTTACTCCTAGAATATTGACGCCCAACTCCATTCTATTCATTTGCTATTTTGAGTCCATTTGTCTATGTTGGGATTTCGCTCCTTCCATCGATCTATTCTTTACCTTTTTTTGTCTAGTCAGATCTATTCATGGGTTTTACTATTTTTATCACTGAGTCGGTTGTCTATTTTTATCAAGTATAAAGATTCAATAAAAAAGGAGTTTAAGAATCGAGTGGGATGTCGACCTATCTTGGGAGGATATACCTCAGGGTTGCAACGATTTCACTAGGTTGAACTTTCTAGATTAGATATGTCTTCTCTAACTAACCTCTATAGCGAAAAAATATGATGTCGAGAAATATTTGTTCATGTTCTCCTTGAAGGACTATCACCAAGCGGTACTTctgaattttttctttaaatttttctttttgtaatgccgaattttttttttcgtgTAGTCTCTACCGTGCTAATAGAcaagaataattttttaaaaaattttactctGTCCATAAAGAATCTCAAAGAGGCTCTGTTAGCCTTTCGGGGTAACAAATCTGTCACCGATGTTACTCGAGAGGTATTTCATGCTGCGACTCTACTGTCATCTATCTGGCCTTCTATTCGCAACCCTACACCTTTATTGGCTTTGGTGCTAGTCTCAGGAGACTCTCATTATGCTACCTTTAAGACGCTAGCTTCCTTTAGGATACTGGCCTGCCTTTAAGACGCCAGCGACCCCCAAAACTATCCCAAGAATCCTATTATCGTCAGGCGCTTCCCCTCCTCATACCGTTGAGGATACCATTGTAGTTGACTTTCCCCCTTTCTTTtgataaaaggaaaaagatCGTGGAGACCTTATCCTCAACCCTAGATAATGATGTGTGGAACTagaattattcttttttttttgttaatttagtCTTTGTTTTatcatttcttatttttatttctattttttcttgTCCTTTTCATGCGTGGTTTCATCGTTTTATATTCTTACTCATCTACTATCTTCATGCGAATAATCAGTTCGTGAATATAAGATTTTGATTCTCATCACAcgactattttttttaatctttttaaaataCGATATCTATTACTGTAGATTTTATTCTTATATAATAGTTGATGTTGAATTAAACTCGACTATTTTCAAACTCTTTTGAAATTCTATCCGATCTTTAGAGCCAGATCTTAGTCTGtctaaatttcattttatgCAACACGATAAGCACTATGAAAGTTTTTAACTAACAAATGAGTCGTTGTCATTCTATTAACaactttttctttaatatattaaaaaaaaaggaaaatggacCCAAACGAAATAAAAATAATCGTACGTAAGAACCAAGTACAAACTATAAGAagaataaacaataaaaatttaaatgaaaagctgaaaaaataaatcattattcTGCATCTGAACTCAGGAAAATTATGGAGACTTGTCATTTCAACTTTGTCTCATTGAAAACAAGTTACAGTAGTTGCCCTGTATCCCACAGGTTTCCTTAATACTACTATTGCTTTATATGGACTGATAACCTACTAACATGTGATGTTATTAGTCCATATAAAAAGAATTGGTTTAttaaaaaagattttttaatttaatagaattaaaataaattagtaatttttttattatgattttacataaaaattctataaagtttataattttttatttgatatatatatatatatatatatatatatgatattgtcattttataaatgatttatattaattatatcatccactaaataatatttagttatttaattatagtatttaaataattttttaaattagtatTTTTACAGTATCttataataaaatctaaaaattttattttgttcctACATATTACTTTAGCCTTAacctatattatatattttttattagttgaaaaataatttagaatttacatacaataaaaaaacttattttatattttgtttcacatttaatattttagaatACATTATATTATTTTCCAATTTATTGTAAACttgtattataaaataaacttaaataataatttttttaagaaaataatatgagaatgaGATTAATTTAagtaattcaattattttctcTTTCCCTTATACATGTACACACACACCTGCAATctcaaaattttgaatataaaacgTGGACCGCGTTGAAAGGATTTAATCATAAATTATAGACCCAGTGGCCCACAAATAGTGGAGCCGTAAAGACTTTTGTCGTTAGTCGTTAGAATTTATGGAGGGAAAATATTGCAAAAGTTGATGGACCAAACGCAATGCAGAGACCACTACTCACCAACCATTCTTCTCCAAGACAATTAGTTATGGATACTACACATCGTCACCTAAATCAAACtcactaaaattaattaatttctttaccGGTAATGTCACGTCGActcgaaaataatatattttttataaaaattttaaatattatttttaattaattttaaaaataaattaaatctaatttaaatctGATATTAAAATCTTTCATTAATATTCgactttttataaatttattaaatttagttaCATTTAAAACAGGtaaaatcaattcaaatttaatatttaatttatattttttaaaattttttatttgctttcttATAATATTCAGATTTTTTTATGAACTAAAACTTTTATCATtaatcagtttgattttttgaaaattttttctaattaaaatttaactgaatcgaaaaaattaaaatttttaaaattaaaaattaaatcaaattaaaataaaaaaaaattaatctttcAATTCcatcaatttttttgatttgaactAAATTCTGCTATGGCCGTTATATGCAAGTGAAAAGCTACTAGTGTGttggtaaataaaaaaaaaagcaacagATTGTTTCTGAAATAGGCTTATGTTGCTcattaattataaaagaaataatgtatctcaaaatataaaaattatattgcaGATAAAACATTATCctaaatgattttataaaaaaagtaaataacttttataataaaattatacataattttatttttatatatgatgatttttttaaattaaaaataattaaattattttattttaaataatataattataaaagaattaattgaattaaatttttataaaatttttaattttcaaataaaggGTATAAGATTTTCATGGATTGctaacaaatttttttattggtaatcttttaaaatttattaataattgatttttttttgtacAAACGTGAATTTGTGGGCTTTTCGCCTTCTCTtctcttaaaataaaaataaaaataaaaataaaaataaaaataaaaataaggaaATGCTCAAATAGAGGATTATATAAAAACGTGGATGATTACGATCTAGATTTCGCGGTGaatattcggtcggttcggtttaaaatcgaaccaaattgaaaaaatcaaaaatcgaACTGTAGAATTTTatacaaaccgaaccgaaccgaataagaggaataaccgaatcgaaccgaatcgatttggttcggttcggtttggtcaGTTCGATCGGTtgaatcaatttttaaatttttcttttttttaaaaaaattcattctaaaattctattaaaatattttatttttaacttttacaaataaaaaatcaataataatcaTAAAGCTCTATAAATTTCTATAAATTTCTTCCTAATAATCAATAACTTTTACAAATAACCAAATAAACTACTATAAATTTCTTCCTAAGATTCAGAAGTCTAAACTCTTTAACAAACAGTGTAGCAACACCAGGTTAGAGAAAAAGGTAAAACATAATGCTTCAATTCCGCTCTTGCCTCCATTAGTATTTCCTTTTACAAGAAACATAACCCACTTTAGAATATAACACAGTTAGCACAAAAAGTAAGTTCCAAACCAACCAAGtactgtaaaaaataaataagaaagctATTGAGATCAGTGAATGAGCCAAGTTCACAGTTCATTTACTTTCCATGGGCAGTTTCTGATGGACTGGAGAGCGACATTTAACAAGATACCTCAAACAAGAAAGTTACACAACCAACACTTTTCTCAAtagtgtaaaaaaaatttacttaccTTTTACAGTTGCTGATGAGGATCGAGGAGGCGAGGATTGAGAACTGAGAAAGACTGAGGACTGAAGAAGACAGAGTATTGAGGACAACCAAGTTGCTGACAGCGTTGAGAGCCGATGGACTGGAGAGCGACGGCCGAAGATTGCGTGGAGAGCGACGACCAACGATTGTGTGGAGACTGGAGAGAGAGACTAGAGAGCTACAGTGAGGTGAGGAGGAGTCGGCGACTCAGCGTTGCAAGTGAAGATCGATGACCCGAGTTAGCCACGATGGTTAATCGGTCGATGTCGAGAGGAGATCAGGAGAGTGGAGGTTGGACGATGGACAGTGGACCCGCTGGAAGTGGTGGAGCTCAGTGCTCAGAGAAGAGGCACAGGCATGTGTGACGGGAGGGTGAGGGCGGCGTGAAATTGAGATTACAGATTAGCGTCTCTACTCTCAGAGGCACAGCTTTTAGATTTAGGGCAAATAAGCTTATAATGGTACATTTCAAAACGACGTAGTATAGGTgatttcggtttggttcggtctaatcgaaatttttgaatctaaaattgaaccgaaccgaaatcacagaaatttctgaatttaaaaaccgaaccaaaccgaaatatataaaaaaacgaactaaattttcaaatcggttcggttcgatcgattttttcgatttgaaccgaatactgctcacccctatctGGATTGTTCTGGTATTTGGCACGTGACTTATAAGAATTATaagattattatatatatagaaacAATTTCTCATTCCGACAAAGATACTATAATTCTTCCCCTAAAAATACATTTCTTGCCGAGTATAAAGCAGATTATAATATGTTATGACATAAAATTAtgttattttcattttctccCACCACGAGATTTCTAAATctctaaataaatttttctttaactCTCTATATTAGAATTTAGGAAACatgcattgtaatacccggctagaccccggtatcggaattcgtACTTTCCGGCGGTttttccgttggaatccgggattcaaggatgtcggagcttgccctaagggtagaagagaggtttttaaaatgtttttatcatgtttgcatggtttgaaatGCGTCAAAGCACAACTATTTCACATctcagattggacatgaccccaaaactccctctgtcagtgtccggcccccaaaggagctcacacaggtctttcgctaactactcatggtgcccgaccctaaaagggctctcacaggacttatccaagttatatgcccggccccaaaggagctcacacaagtcttacaataatgacagactatgggctattggagtcgcctcggtccaatccacatatacaagtaataatgcaatgcatcaacttcgtGTATACTAGggtaatgcaaagcatcctacatatcatggcagtaatgatgcatgaggcatgctaaaacatttattaactttaaaacaaagttctgttccactcacctctgtcaactgctgagcagtctctgtaactctaactctgtgggcctccttggtctctcgggtccgcacctacacaggtggactcaaatgaggaccaaacttacttacaCATagctcttaatatctccccaaaacccctctaaaacatcataggcatgcatggaaaaatggacaaaagaaggctggacagggcaccttcggcggcactttcggcggccgaaacccctctccagagacgaaactcatgcatgttcggcggcaacttcggcggccgaaagtctcgtccagagacgaaactcatgcactttcggcggtcgaactccctctttcggcggccgaaagtccctttctaaaccgaaagcctagctttcaggggcaaggtttggcagccgaaactgcttccacaaggggttcgacggccgaaccttgcttcggcggccgaatctgggtcctccagaaaggcagaacccgagcacaactcatgctctcagcctccaaaaacctataaaacgcccataacatgcataccaacacttctcaactaacacataacatatctcatgcatataggggcctatAAACGAGCTCAAACcccaaaacaacatcaaaacgcAACAAAACTCATATGTAGTAGTatagagtaatggacatgatgtcCAGTACAGAGCTATGTAATGAATAGAAATGGTGTAATATTAAGTTATGtactgagttatagaattgtgcttggccctagtgtatgtgtatccctttgtacatgatctttttatgtcTTATGTTTATGTGGTTATGATGAtgagagctaggcttggtgcatgatAGTATTACCCTAGTAGTTCCTGTATGGTACcacagcaggtatcactctctgagtgcatacagacagggCATGCATAGTCCAAGCTTAGTGTATGAGAAAAGGTTAGAAAGCAGTGTAAGAAAAAAAtgagaagagaaaaagtaa
The Manihot esculenta cultivar AM560-2 chromosome 1, M.esculenta_v8, whole genome shotgun sequence genome window above contains:
- the LOC110617844 gene encoding PGR5-like protein 1A, chloroplastic, whose translation is MATKLAFSLTSPRVSSAPLRKPFSSLSSSPCSSSSRVQSIQLIGRHFSVRRRIFLLPIKATADQQGQVEENEVVDSKILQYCSIDKKDKKSIGEMEQEFLQALQAFYYEGKAIMSNEEFDNLKEELMWEGSSVVMLSSDEQKFLEASMAYVSGKPILSDEEFDNLKLRLKQEGSEIVVEGPRCSLRSRKVYSDLSVDYLKMFLLNVPATVVALGLFFFLDDLTGFEISYLLELPEPFSFIFTWFAAVPLIVWLSQSFTNAIVKDFLILKGPCPNCGTENQSFFGTILSVSSGGTTNNVKCSNCGTDMVYDSKTRLITLPEGSSA